One genomic segment of Pseudomonas chlororaphis subsp. aurantiaca includes these proteins:
- the gspH gene encoding type II secretion system minor pseudopilin GspH, with translation MTPSRQQGFTLIELMVVLVIIGIASAAISLSIRPDPLQGLRKDAERLAQLLQVAQAEARVDGRPISWRADAKGFAFSRPSDDGRGLDQFKDDPQLRPRPWESSSIKVRIEPGPRLVLNAEWIDAPLQVHLSDGQHSLTVQRTATGVVRVVAQP, from the coding sequence ATGACCCCATCCCGACAACAGGGCTTCACCCTGATCGAGCTGATGGTGGTGCTGGTGATCATCGGGATCGCCAGCGCCGCCATCAGCCTGAGCATCCGCCCCGACCCGCTGCAGGGCCTGCGCAAGGATGCCGAGCGCCTGGCGCAGCTGCTCCAGGTGGCCCAGGCCGAGGCGCGGGTGGATGGCCGGCCCATCAGCTGGCGCGCGGACGCCAAGGGCTTCGCCTTCAGCCGGCCCAGCGACGACGGCCGCGGCCTCGATCAGTTCAAGGACGACCCGCAGCTACGCCCGCGGCCCTGGGAAAGTTCGTCGATCAAAGTGCGCATCGAGCCCGGCCCGCGGCTGGTGCTCAACGCCGAATGGATCGACGCGCCGCTGCAGGTACATCTGTCCGACGGCCAGCACAGCCTGACGGTGCAGCGCACCGCCACCGGCGTGGTACGGGTGGTGGCACAGCCATGA
- a CDS encoding FecR family protein — MNIFSISTSRATPDHRLRNEAQDWLLLLTSGRATAADARALQQWCEQSPQHAEAFEQAKLLWHSLKPAAEQCQQQTPPRRFGRRAFLGGALAASVALVAVRVSVPGGFAGLSADYRTEVGEQRRVELEDGLSLELNTQTRISRRELAQGGQGIELLEGEVEVSSQRALPVRVQAGNGWMSASQARFNVRNTNHSVCVTCIDGALQVEVAGRLIRLDSGRQLTYDSRQVGEPTAVDPTAVIAWREQVLVFDNATLNTVIDEINRYRPGMLVLLNAELGKRKVQARFNLNQLAGVALLIRDAYGAKCTELPGGVVLLS; from the coding sequence TTGAACATCTTTAGCATCTCCACTTCTCGGGCGACACCGGACCACCGGCTGCGCAACGAGGCCCAGGACTGGCTGCTCCTGCTGACCTCGGGGCGGGCCACCGCGGCCGATGCCCGGGCCTTGCAGCAGTGGTGCGAACAGAGCCCGCAGCATGCCGAGGCCTTCGAGCAGGCCAAGTTGCTGTGGCACAGCCTGAAACCGGCCGCCGAACAATGCCAGCAGCAGACCCCGCCGCGGCGCTTCGGGCGCCGGGCCTTTCTCGGCGGGGCGCTGGCGGCCTCGGTGGCGCTGGTGGCGGTGCGGGTCTCGGTGCCCGGAGGTTTTGCCGGGCTGAGCGCCGACTACCGCACCGAGGTCGGCGAACAACGCCGGGTCGAGCTGGAGGACGGCCTGAGCCTGGAGCTCAACACCCAGACCCGCATCAGCCGGCGCGAGCTGGCGCAAGGCGGGCAGGGCATCGAACTGCTCGAAGGCGAGGTCGAGGTCTCGAGCCAGCGCGCGTTGCCGGTGCGGGTCCAGGCCGGCAACGGCTGGATGAGCGCTTCCCAGGCGCGCTTCAATGTGCGCAATACCAACCACAGCGTCTGCGTGACCTGCATCGATGGCGCGCTGCAGGTCGAGGTCGCGGGCCGGCTGATCCGCCTGGACAGCGGTCGCCAGTTGACCTACGACAGCCGCCAGGTCGGCGAGCCGACGGCGGTGGACCCGACGGCGGTGATCGCCTGGCGCGAGCAGGTGCTGGTGTTCGACAACGCCACCCTCAACACCGTGATCGACGAGATCAACCGCTACCGCCCGGGCATGCTAGTGCTGCTCAACGCCGAGCTGGGCAAGCGCAAGGTGCAGGCGCGTTTCAACCTCAACCAGCTGGCCGGCGTGGCCCTGCTGATCCGCGACGCCTACGGCGCCAAATGCACCGAGTTGCCGGGCGGTGTGGTGTTGTTGAGTTGA
- the pdxR gene encoding MocR-like pyridoxine biosynthesis transcription factor PdxR gives MELHVVINGRKDLADQLYRQLRAAIESGRLAAGAQLPPSRLLAEQLGISRKTVSDTYSLLTYENFLIGRIGRGTFVNARPVKAEAKQSAADLACAQSLEKWRELPTPLRHPTLEGTSRYEFIGGATSRNQFPQEEWRRCTQDALRRIAQSGGFYSQPEGLPALRHAIAGHVSFSRGVACSDADIVVCNGAQQALDLIARVVLEPGSLVAMEDPGYTPARLLFSAQGATVIGVPVDDEGIQVERIPDGVRLIYVTPSHQFPLGMPMSQARREALLERARELGAIVIEDDYDSEFRYEGRPTDALQSLDKRGAVAYVGTFSKTMLPQLRLGYAVLPPAILGAAIKAKRLTDCHTSTLPQWALAKFIAEGYLLKHIRRCHTVYAGRRERILQRLNGDLSPWLQAVPSTAGFHMAALCKVPVNIPLLLELAKKVEVGLYPLHGFYYQEPARDGLFIGFGAIETLDIDPALDKVRDILQQIA, from the coding sequence ATGGAACTGCATGTCGTCATCAACGGGCGCAAGGACCTGGCCGACCAGCTGTATCGGCAACTGCGCGCCGCCATCGAATCCGGGCGACTGGCGGCGGGTGCCCAGTTGCCGCCGAGCCGCCTGCTGGCCGAGCAACTGGGGATCTCGCGCAAGACGGTGTCGGACACCTACAGCCTGCTGACCTATGAGAACTTCCTGATCGGCAGGATCGGCCGCGGCACCTTCGTCAATGCCCGGCCGGTGAAGGCCGAAGCCAAGCAGAGCGCCGCCGACCTGGCCTGCGCGCAGAGCCTGGAAAAATGGCGCGAGCTGCCCACGCCCCTGCGCCATCCGACCCTGGAAGGCACCTCGCGCTACGAGTTCATCGGCGGCGCCACCAGCCGCAATCAGTTCCCCCAGGAAGAATGGCGGCGCTGCACCCAGGACGCCCTGCGGCGGATCGCCCAGAGCGGCGGTTTCTACAGCCAGCCGGAAGGCCTGCCGGCGCTGCGCCATGCGATTGCCGGGCATGTGTCGTTCTCTCGCGGCGTGGCCTGCAGCGACGCCGACATCGTGGTCTGCAACGGCGCGCAACAGGCCCTGGACCTGATTGCCCGGGTGGTGCTGGAACCCGGCAGCCTGGTGGCCATGGAAGACCCCGGCTACACCCCGGCGCGCCTGCTGTTCAGCGCCCAGGGCGCGACGGTGATCGGCGTGCCGGTGGATGATGAAGGCATCCAGGTCGAGCGGATTCCCGACGGCGTGCGGCTGATCTACGTCACCCCGTCCCATCAGTTCCCCCTGGGCATGCCCATGAGCCAGGCCCGTCGCGAGGCCCTGCTGGAGCGGGCGCGGGAGCTGGGGGCGATCGTCATCGAGGACGATTACGACAGCGAGTTCCGCTACGAGGGGCGACCCACCGACGCCCTGCAGAGCCTGGATAAACGTGGTGCTGTGGCCTATGTCGGGACCTTCTCCAAGACCATGCTGCCGCAGCTGCGCCTGGGCTACGCGGTGCTGCCGCCGGCGATTCTCGGCGCGGCGATCAAGGCCAAGCGCCTCACCGACTGCCACACCTCGACCCTGCCGCAATGGGCGCTGGCCAAGTTCATCGCCGAGGGTTACCTGCTCAAGCACATCCGCCGCTGCCACACGGTGTACGCCGGGCGCCGCGAGCGCATCCTGCAACGCCTGAACGGCGACCTCTCGCCCTGGCTGCAGGCGGTGCCGTCCACCGCCGGCTTCCACATGGCGGCGCTGTGCAAGGTGCCGGTGAACATCCCGCTGTTGCTGGAGCTGGCGAAGAAGGTCGAGGTCGGGCTCTACCCGCTGCACGGCTTCTATTATCAGGAGCCGGCCAGGGACGGGCTGTTCATCGGCTTTGGCGCCATCGAGACCCTGGACATCGACCCGGCCCTGGACAAGGTGCGTGACATCCTGCAACAGATTGCCTGA
- the gspM gene encoding type II secretion system protein GspM, whose protein sequence is MNKLSLSRYRQRWQRQAAQAQLYWNGLALREKRLLAGAAAVLGGLLVWLVLIEPALKKIDYWQAEIPKLRSQSEALELVLHQAGGPRGGEPGQSLEQSLRQTLDAAGLQGLYQLQLAGEGESQAWHLSFQEAPADAVVGWLLGNPRQFSLEVVEARLQRAGPADIDGTAGKLSGTVRMDQALGAKEAS, encoded by the coding sequence ATGAATAAGCTGAGCCTTAGCCGTTACCGGCAGCGCTGGCAGCGTCAGGCCGCCCAGGCACAGCTGTACTGGAACGGCCTGGCCCTGCGCGAGAAACGCTTGCTGGCCGGCGCGGCGGCGGTGCTGGGTGGCTTGCTGGTATGGCTGGTGCTGATCGAGCCGGCGTTGAAAAAGATCGATTACTGGCAGGCCGAGATCCCCAAGCTGCGCTCCCAGTCCGAAGCCCTGGAGCTGGTGTTGCACCAGGCCGGCGGGCCCCGTGGCGGCGAGCCGGGGCAGAGCCTGGAGCAGTCCTTGCGCCAGACCCTGGATGCCGCCGGTTTGCAGGGGCTGTACCAGTTGCAGCTGGCGGGCGAGGGCGAATCCCAGGCCTGGCACTTGAGTTTTCAAGAGGCCCCGGCGGATGCCGTGGTCGGTTGGCTGCTGGGCAATCCCCGGCAGTTTTCCCTGGAAGTGGTGGAGGCCCGCCTGCAACGCGCGGGGCCGGCCGACATCGATGGCACGGCAGGCAAACTGTCCGGAACCGTTCGCATGGATCAGGCGCTTGGCGCTAAGGAAGCTTCATGA
- a CDS encoding FMN-dependent NADH-azoreductase: MKLLHVDASSKGERSNSRALGRYFIERLQGQGVDLEIDYLDLAVDTPPHVSEAFAIATYTAADARTPQMRQTLAASDALCQRVMDADACLFAMPMYNWSMPSTFKAFIDSITRTELTYLNTPDGIVGQLTRQKVLFLTSRGADLRPGNPMAWMDALTPALKAAFAFIGVQNPVFVDAQPLQFANPEAREEALQRARAELDGVAWQWAA; the protein is encoded by the coding sequence ATGAAACTGCTGCACGTCGATGCCAGCTCCAAAGGCGAACGCTCCAACTCCCGTGCCCTGGGCCGCTACTTCATCGAACGGCTACAAGGCCAGGGCGTCGACCTGGAGATCGACTACCTGGACCTGGCGGTGGATACGCCGCCCCACGTCAGCGAGGCCTTCGCCATCGCCACCTACACCGCTGCCGATGCCCGCACGCCGCAGATGCGCCAGACCCTGGCGGCCTCGGATGCCTTGTGCCAGCGGGTGATGGACGCCGATGCCTGCCTGTTCGCCATGCCGATGTACAACTGGTCGATGCCTTCGACCTTCAAGGCTTTTATCGACAGCATCACCCGCACCGAGCTGACCTACCTCAATACCCCGGACGGCATCGTCGGCCAGCTGACCCGGCAGAAGGTGCTGTTCCTCACCAGCCGTGGCGCCGACCTGCGCCCGGGCAATCCCATGGCCTGGATGGACGCGTTGACCCCGGCGCTGAAGGCCGCCTTTGCCTTTATCGGTGTGCAGAACCCAGTGTTCGTCGATGCCCAGCCGCTGCAATTCGCCAACCCCGAAGCCCGCGAGGAAGCCCTGCAACGGGCCCGGGCGGAGCTGGATGGCGTGGCCTGGCAGTGGGCGGCGTAG
- a CDS encoding STN domain-containing protein, whose protein sequence is MVDPHRLLDLDIAAQDLAEALELFSRSTGMAVLVDRELTRGRRSVRVQGRYSARDALSRLLTGSGLMARYARSDAFTLQVAQLSDAPAPKGAGGNAGASDSFASALQHAVEAGLCRSELTRPGRYRAVLQLWIDRGGHIEHSRLVTTTGDLRRDEALVQSLSETWVERPAPSSLRQPVTLLLIPDSAGKRMDCRQRQGASGA, encoded by the coding sequence ATGGTGGATCCGCACCGGCTGCTGGACCTGGACATCGCCGCGCAAGACCTGGCCGAAGCGCTTGAACTGTTCAGCCGCTCGACCGGGATGGCGGTGCTGGTGGATCGCGAGCTGACCCGAGGGCGCCGCTCGGTACGGGTCCAGGGGCGCTACAGCGCCCGGGATGCCCTGAGTCGCCTGCTGACAGGAAGTGGTTTGATGGCCCGTTACGCCCGTTCCGATGCCTTTACCTTGCAAGTCGCCCAGCTCAGCGATGCGCCTGCCCCCAAGGGCGCGGGCGGCAACGCCGGGGCCAGCGACAGTTTCGCCAGTGCCCTGCAACACGCGGTGGAGGCCGGCCTGTGCCGTTCGGAACTGACCCGGCCGGGTCGCTATCGGGCGGTGCTGCAACTGTGGATCGACCGTGGCGGGCATATCGAGCACAGCCGCCTGGTCACCACCACCGGCGATCTGCGGCGCGACGAGGCGCTGGTGCAGAGCCTGAGCGAGACCTGGGTCGAACGGCCCGCGCCGAGTTCGCTGCGCCAGCCAGTGACCTTGCTTCTGATACCCGACAGCGCAGGAAAACGCATGGATTGCAGACAACGCCAAGGAGCCTCCGGGGCATGA
- a CDS encoding putative quinol monooxygenase yields the protein MSSPAINIVQIRAAQGRSDEFDQHLTTLLAALREAPGCLEYTARRSVEDPRHWTVRGQWRSTAEMQAHFHLPAAQGFIDLLASRLACALDFEH from the coding sequence ATGTCCAGTCCAGCCATCAATATCGTGCAGATCCGAGCCGCCCAAGGCCGTTCGGATGAATTTGACCAGCATTTGACAACACTCCTCGCCGCCCTGCGCGAGGCCCCGGGGTGCCTGGAGTACACCGCTCGCCGCAGCGTCGAAGATCCCCGGCATTGGACCGTGCGCGGCCAGTGGCGCTCGACGGCCGAGATGCAGGCGCATTTCCATCTGCCGGCAGCCCAGGGCTTCATCGACCTGCTGGCCAGCCGCCTGGCCTGCGCCCTCGACTTCGAACACTGA
- a CDS encoding type II secretion system protein N, giving the protein MAFVHRFSPPQLVQSVALLAIVAGVATWSSLLLTPAESHTPQAPPQALAAQAQSPAQQWFSNQPLALDIKVTGLMASPRGAVAILSLNDAPPRSFLVGERLAQGVQLVAIEGDGVVIERGGERSRLDVGKLPESPALPVLTRQ; this is encoded by the coding sequence ATGGCATTCGTCCATCGATTTTCCCCGCCGCAGTTGGTGCAGTCCGTGGCCCTGCTGGCGATCGTGGCCGGGGTGGCGACCTGGTCGTCGCTGCTGCTGACCCCCGCCGAGTCCCACACCCCGCAGGCGCCGCCGCAAGCCCTGGCCGCCCAGGCCCAGAGCCCGGCGCAGCAGTGGTTTTCCAACCAGCCGCTGGCGCTGGACATCAAGGTCACCGGGCTGATGGCCAGCCCCCGCGGCGCGGTGGCGATTCTCAGCCTCAACGACGCGCCGCCGCGCAGCTTCCTGGTGGGCGAGCGCCTGGCCCAGGGCGTGCAACTGGTGGCCATCGAGGGCGACGGGGTGGTGATCGAGCGCGGCGGCGAGCGCTCGCGGCTGGATGTCGGCAAGTTGCCGGAGAGCCCGGCGCTGCCGGTATTGACCCGACAATGA
- a CDS encoding RNA polymerase sigma factor, whose product MKNTGHSAMVRLFLTSYDDFKLRLRRRLGSEDLANDVLHETYLRVDRMEEPPNLAQPNAYLYRMALNIAADRRQADARLLTGSEVEELLQISDEALDPSRVVGGQKEIQSLLKALYELPARRRKIFIAARLEEAPHLEISQRFGISTRMVEKEIKAALGHCASRLERKVIQRFGPGAGKPS is encoded by the coding sequence ATGAAGAATACCGGGCACAGTGCGATGGTCAGGCTGTTCCTGACCTCCTACGACGACTTCAAGCTGCGTCTGCGCCGGCGCCTGGGCTCGGAAGACCTGGCCAACGATGTGCTGCACGAAACCTACCTGCGGGTCGACCGTATGGAAGAGCCGCCGAACCTGGCCCAGCCCAATGCCTACCTCTATCGCATGGCCCTGAACATCGCCGCCGACCGCCGCCAGGCCGACGCCCGGCTGCTCACCGGCAGCGAGGTCGAGGAACTGCTGCAGATCAGCGACGAAGCCCTGGACCCGTCGCGGGTGGTGGGCGGGCAGAAGGAAATCCAGTCGCTGCTCAAGGCGCTCTACGAACTGCCGGCGCGCCGGCGCAAGATATTTATCGCCGCGCGCCTGGAGGAGGCGCCGCACCTGGAAATCTCCCAGCGCTTCGGCATTTCGACACGGATGGTCGAGAAGGAAATCAAGGCGGCCCTGGGCCACTGCGCCTCGCGCCTTGAAAGAAAAGTGATTCAGCGGTTCGGTCCCGGCGCCGGAAAACCGTCCTAG
- a CDS encoding carboxymuconolactone decarboxylase family protein → MEPRLDYYSASPEALKGLLMLEAETFGLSIEKPLLELIKIRVSQLNHCAFCTDMHAVQARQNGESERRLYALSVWRDSGLFSPRERSALAWSESVTLLSDPAVPDELFQAVHGEFSERELVDLTVAVAAINCWNRLAVAFRQQPSI, encoded by the coding sequence ATGGAACCCCGCCTGGACTACTACAGCGCCTCGCCGGAAGCCCTCAAGGGCCTGCTGATGCTCGAGGCAGAAACCTTCGGCCTGTCCATCGAGAAGCCGTTGCTGGAGCTGATCAAGATCCGCGTCTCGCAACTCAATCACTGCGCGTTCTGCACCGACATGCACGCGGTGCAGGCGCGCCAGAACGGCGAGAGCGAGCGGCGCCTGTACGCCCTGAGCGTGTGGCGCGACTCGGGGTTGTTCAGCCCGCGGGAACGCTCGGCCCTGGCCTGGAGCGAGTCGGTGACCCTGTTGTCCGACCCTGCGGTGCCGGATGAATTGTTCCAGGCGGTGCACGGCGAGTTCAGCGAGCGCGAGCTGGTCGACCTGACTGTCGCGGTAGCCGCCATCAACTGCTGGAACCGCCTCGCCGTGGCGTTCCGCCAACAGCCCAGCATTTAG
- the gspK gene encoding type II secretion system minor pseudopilin GspK, with amino-acid sequence MTARSPTAAKQRGMAIISALLIAAVVAVIAGGMLTRQTLFTRGLESEQLRVQGSWQLQGGMEVSRQRLWEDRQRDVLTRLDQNWARPIQLAALGPGAGPFEGRLEDEQSKFNLRNLLANDRLDPLQIENFQRLCELLGVNATLGQRISQRVIASYPRLLSPEGTAPPVNSGFHSGRDISPEAARKPLPAKQPMLRSLDDLLGVNGVDEKLLARLEPFVTILPANTWVNGNTASAEVLAATVPGLALPRAKALIAERDSGQWFINQGDFINRLRMPHVPADAVRVGITSEWFRLQGQARGERRRVKLLALLHRSEDNMPRVIWSRVGV; translated from the coding sequence ATGACAGCCCGTTCGCCGACAGCGGCGAAACAGCGTGGCATGGCCATTATCAGCGCCTTGTTGATCGCCGCCGTGGTGGCGGTGATCGCCGGCGGCATGCTGACCCGCCAGACCCTGTTCACCCGCGGGCTGGAAAGCGAGCAACTGCGGGTCCAGGGCAGCTGGCAGCTGCAGGGCGGCATGGAAGTCAGCCGCCAGCGCCTGTGGGAAGACCGCCAGCGCGACGTGCTGACCCGCCTCGACCAGAACTGGGCACGGCCGATCCAACTCGCGGCCCTGGGCCCGGGCGCCGGGCCGTTCGAGGGCCGGCTGGAGGACGAGCAGAGCAAGTTCAACCTGCGCAACCTGCTGGCCAACGACCGCCTCGACCCGTTGCAGATAGAGAATTTCCAGCGCCTGTGCGAACTGCTGGGGGTCAACGCGACCCTGGGCCAGCGCATCAGCCAGCGGGTGATTGCGTCCTACCCACGACTGTTGAGCCCGGAAGGCACGGCGCCGCCGGTCAATAGCGGTTTCCACAGCGGTCGCGACATTTCGCCCGAGGCCGCGCGCAAACCGCTGCCGGCCAAGCAGCCGATGCTGCGCAGCCTCGACGACCTGCTGGGGGTGAACGGCGTCGATGAAAAGCTGCTGGCGCGCCTGGAACCCTTTGTCACCATCCTGCCGGCCAATACCTGGGTCAACGGCAATACCGCCAGCGCCGAAGTGCTCGCCGCGACCGTGCCGGGGCTGGCGCTGCCACGGGCCAAGGCGCTGATCGCCGAGCGCGACAGCGGCCAGTGGTTCATCAACCAGGGTGACTTCATCAACCGCCTGCGCATGCCGCACGTACCGGCGGACGCGGTGCGGGTCGGCATCACCAGCGAGTGGTTCCGCCTGCAAGGCCAGGCCCGCGGCGAGCGGCGGCGGGTCAAGCTGCTGGCCTTGCTGCACCGCAGCGAAGACAACATGCCGCGGGTGATCTGGTCACGGGTGGGCGTATGA
- the gspG gene encoding type II secretion system major pseudopilin GspG: protein MDVVRFTSHPQPHLQPRRPRGQGGFTLIEIMVVVVILGILAAMVVPKVLDRPDQARATAAKQDIGGLMQALKLYRLDHGTYPSMNQGLKVLVERPADAKNSNWRSYLERLPNDPWGRPYHYLNPGANGEVDVFSLGADGQPDGDGVNADIGSWQL from the coding sequence ATGGATGTCGTGCGCTTCACGTCACACCCCCAGCCTCATCTTCAGCCCCGCCGCCCGCGCGGCCAGGGCGGTTTCACCCTGATCGAGATCATGGTGGTGGTGGTCATTCTCGGGATCCTGGCCGCGATGGTGGTGCCCAAGGTGCTCGACCGTCCGGACCAGGCCCGGGCCACCGCGGCCAAGCAGGACATCGGTGGGCTGATGCAGGCCCTCAAGCTCTATCGCCTCGACCACGGCACCTACCCGAGCATGAACCAGGGCCTGAAAGTGCTGGTGGAACGCCCGGCGGATGCCAAGAACAGCAACTGGCGCTCCTACCTGGAACGCCTGCCCAACGACCCCTGGGGCCGTCCTTACCATTACCTGAACCCGGGGGCCAACGGCGAAGTGGATGTGTTCTCCCTGGGGGCCGACGGCCAGCCAGACGGTGACGGCGTGAATGCCGATATCGGCTCCTGGCAGTTGTAA
- the gspL gene encoding type II secretion system protein GspL has product MSRLRVSLPPLHTLTAESRVSFARLQAKEGQVKEAGEASLMQLGQVPKAPAVECFLHPEDSLLASIELPVLAPAKVSAAVACAAQALILGHSDSMYVAHSPRDSDGQVHISWLPRETLARLGQVLEQAGLKLRGLYPAPYALPVPVASQLTACLQDQHLLLRHSPQQGSVQPLPEDALQALLANGAGLQWIGEAAPQGALEQLPDSCRWTGQAPAWGLHGGVQNNSARQQGWGRAAALCAAALVVWTLGLNLYAARQAAQGQQLKAQMSQRVQQVFPELPVILNPLQQARQQLAARQSGAGGDAPQSFNSLVQQASNAMPFVIGGVEQLNYQNGELQLSLLNDTRVPAPDSGWQGLLTQAGLEASPSDQGWTLRAATGMATGAVPMEADDSEEDEDE; this is encoded by the coding sequence ATGAGCCGCTTGCGGGTCAGCCTGCCGCCCTTGCACACACTGACGGCCGAGAGCCGGGTGAGCTTCGCCCGGCTCCAGGCTAAAGAAGGCCAGGTCAAGGAAGCCGGCGAAGCCAGTCTGATGCAGTTGGGGCAGGTGCCCAAGGCGCCGGCCGTGGAGTGTTTCCTGCACCCCGAGGACAGCCTGCTGGCGAGCATCGAGCTGCCGGTCCTGGCGCCGGCCAAGGTCAGCGCGGCGGTGGCCTGTGCGGCCCAGGCGCTGATTCTCGGCCACAGCGACAGCATGTACGTGGCCCACAGCCCGCGCGACAGCGACGGCCAGGTGCACATCAGCTGGTTGCCACGCGAAACGCTGGCGCGGCTCGGCCAGGTGCTGGAGCAGGCTGGCCTGAAACTGCGCGGCCTGTACCCGGCGCCCTATGCCTTGCCGGTGCCGGTGGCGAGCCAGTTGACTGCCTGCCTGCAGGACCAGCACCTGCTGCTGCGTCATAGCCCGCAGCAGGGCAGTGTGCAGCCGCTGCCGGAGGACGCCTTGCAGGCCCTGCTGGCCAATGGTGCCGGGCTGCAATGGATAGGTGAGGCGGCCCCGCAAGGGGCGCTGGAGCAACTGCCGGACAGCTGTCGCTGGACCGGCCAAGCACCCGCCTGGGGCCTGCACGGCGGCGTGCAGAACAACAGCGCTCGCCAACAGGGCTGGGGCCGTGCCGCGGCACTGTGCGCGGCGGCGCTGGTGGTCTGGACCCTCGGCCTGAACCTTTACGCCGCGCGCCAGGCGGCCCAGGGCCAGCAGCTCAAGGCGCAGATGAGCCAACGGGTGCAGCAGGTGTTCCCGGAATTGCCGGTGATCCTCAACCCCCTGCAACAGGCGCGTCAGCAACTGGCTGCGCGCCAGAGCGGTGCCGGCGGCGACGCCCCGCAAAGCTTCAACAGCCTGGTGCAGCAGGCCAGCAACGCCATGCCTTTCGTGATTGGCGGAGTCGAGCAACTGAATTACCAGAACGGTGAATTGCAGCTGAGCCTGCTCAACGACACCCGCGTCCCCGCGCCCGACAGCGGCTGGCAGGGCCTGCTGACCCAGGCCGGGCTTGAAGCCAGCCCCAGCGACCAGGGCTGGACCCTGCGTGCGGCCACAGGCATGGCGACCGGCGCAGTGCCGATGGAAGCCGACGACAGCGAGGAAGACGAGGATGAATAA
- a CDS encoding type II secretion system protein GspJ has translation MRARTNQRQGGFTLIEVMVAILLMAVVSVIAWRGLDSVSRADSHLQASSEQTEELLRTLHQLERDVALRASVELMEPVPAGSDAEASDVPPTLTVRSADGGTFRLDVIRTAATPGEGLQRVRWWLKGDTLYRAAAPARDRYPLPAPKNGVAVLEHVSDLQLRVWDRDKGWRQLSGNRKENPPGLEIRLVRQTPQGEERYRQVLGPLE, from the coding sequence ATGAGGGCACGGACCAACCAGCGGCAAGGCGGCTTTACCCTGATCGAGGTGATGGTGGCGATCCTGCTGATGGCAGTGGTCAGCGTCATCGCCTGGCGCGGGCTGGACAGCGTCAGCCGGGCCGACAGCCACTTGCAGGCCAGCAGCGAGCAGACCGAGGAACTGCTGCGCACCCTGCACCAGCTGGAACGGGACGTGGCGCTGCGGGCCAGCGTGGAATTGATGGAGCCGGTGCCGGCGGGAAGCGATGCCGAAGCCAGCGATGTGCCGCCGACCCTGACCGTGCGCAGCGCCGACGGCGGCACCTTCCGCCTGGATGTGATCCGCACCGCGGCGACGCCCGGCGAGGGCCTGCAACGGGTGCGCTGGTGGCTCAAGGGCGACACCCTGTACCGCGCGGCGGCGCCGGCCCGCGATCGCTATCCGCTGCCCGCGCCGAAAAACGGCGTGGCGGTGCTGGAGCACGTCAGCGACTTGCAGCTGCGGGTCTGGGATCGGGACAAGGGCTGGCGCCAGCTCAGCGGCAACCGCAAGGAGAATCCGCCGGGCCTGGAAATCCGCCTGGTGCGGCAAACGCCCCAGGGTGAAGAGCGTTATCGCCAGGTGCTGGGGCCGTTGGAGTGA
- the gspI gene encoding type II secretion system minor pseudopilin GspI — protein MPRPRQPLPERPARRPATQQRGFTLIEVLVALAIIAVAMSAAIRVAGLMTQSNGLLRDRSIALLAAQSRLAEVRLEGRLPPGTKNIECDQGRLKLRCEQNIAPSPDPRLSRVSVRVLDRSREAPPLARLDTLVARVPKNPNR, from the coding sequence ATGCCGCGGCCACGCCAGCCACTACCCGAACGACCCGCCAGACGGCCAGCCACCCAACAACGGGGCTTCACCCTGATCGAGGTGCTGGTGGCGCTGGCAATCATTGCCGTGGCCATGTCGGCGGCGATCCGCGTGGCCGGGTTGATGACCCAGAGCAATGGTTTGCTGCGGGATAGATCCATCGCCCTGCTGGCGGCCCAGTCGCGCCTGGCGGAAGTGCGCCTGGAAGGCCGCCTGCCGCCCGGGACCAAGAACATCGAGTGCGACCAGGGCCGGCTCAAGCTGCGCTGCGAGCAGAACATCGCCCCCAGCCCCGATCCGCGGCTGTCCAGGGTCAGCGTGCGGGTCCTCGACCGCAGCCGCGAGGCCCCGCCCCTGGCGCGCCTGGACACCCTGGTCGCGCGGGTGCCGAAAAATCCCAATCGTTAA